TCGCGTGGAACGCGGGCTTCACCCCGGGTCAGCCGGCGCCGGCCGAGTTCGGGCGCCAGATTCAGGCGTTCCCGCACCCGGTCGCGGCGAGCGCGGTCGCGTTCAGTGCGGACGGGCAGTTCACCACCACTGCAGCGGACAAACAGGCGCGCCGGTTCCGCCTCGCGGCCGACATTCCCGTGAAGACGTTCCAACACCCGAATTTAGTCGATTGTGTCGCGTTCGACGACACCGGGACCGTGCTCGCTACAGGATGTCACGACGGCGTGTTGCGGACCTACGACCTCACGAAGAACGCCCTTCTGAAGCAGGTCAACGCGCACGTCGCCACCGCCCCGCAGCAGGTGCAGAACCCGATTTACGCGGTGCTGTGGGCGAACGATTACAAGCAGATCTTCACCGCGAGTTACGACAAGAGCATCAAGTTGTGGGACGCGGTGGGCGGGACGCTGGTGCGCGAGTTCAAGGGCGCGCAAGATCCGGCACCGGAACCGAAGAAAGACGACAAGGCCCCGCCGCCGAAGAAGGACACCGGACCGAGCGGGCACCGCGATCAGGTGTTCGCCCTCGCGCTCTCGAAGGACGGCAAACTCCTGGCCTCTTCGTCGAGCGACAAAACGGTGAAGGTGTGGGACGTGGCGACTGCGAAGGTCGTGCGCGACTTCCCGAACCCGGAACTCAAGCCCGTGTTCCCGGGGGAACCGGCGCCGTCGCACCCGGGGTGGGTCCACTCAGTGCGGTTCACCCCGGACGGCAATCAACTGGTCACGGCCGGCCCCGCACCGCGCGGGAAGTCCTATCTCGCCGTGTGGACCGTCGCGGACGGCAAGCGCGTCTCCGGCGCGGAGCGCGACTTCGGCCCGATTCACACGATGGCACTCTTCCCGGACGGCACCAAGATCGTCATCGGGTATTCGGGCGTTCCGCGCAACAAAATCGAGCCCGCTGCGGCTATCCTGAAGTTCCCGGGGAAGTAGGTTCTCACCGGCCGGCAGACACCGGCCGTTTGCCAAACGCGGTGACTCATGTCAATCAAGACGGTGATTTTCGACTTCGGGAACGTGGTCGCATTCTTCGACCACGGGCGCGCGATCGCGCGGCTCGCCGATTACACCGACATGGACCCGGTGGAACTCACGCTCATCCTGTACGGCAGCGCGATCGAGGACGACTACGAGCGCGGCGCCATTAGTACCGCGGAGTACGTCCGCGAGGCCAAGCTCAACGGGCGGCTCACGTGTACCGACGAGCAATTCCTCGCGGCGTTCGTGGACATCTTCTGGCGGAACGACGAGGTGTGTGCCCTCATTCCGCTGCTGAAGCCCAAGTACCGCGTGGTGCTCGCGAGTAACACCACGCAAGCGCACTTCGATGCGTACACGCGGCAATTCGCGGACGCGCTCGCGCGCTTCGACCAGCTCGGTACATCATTCAAGTCCCGTGCGCGGAAACCGGAGCCCGCGTTCTTCGCGGACGTCCACCGGCACGCGGGGGCCGAACCCGGCGAGTGCGTGTTCATCGACGACCTCCCCACGAACATTGAAGCCGCTGAGAAGTTCGGTTGGAAGGGCATTGTTTACCGCGCCGATGGCACGCTGCGCGACAAACTGCGGGCGGCCGGGGTGGAGGTCGGTACAACATAAGGGACATTGCAGATTGCAGAATTGTGATCGCAGATGAATCGGCGCGGGGGCGCGCCGGTATTCGTCCGCGGTCGGAGATTCTGGATCACGCTAGACAATCTCCGCGAGTCAGGGAAAACGATGGACATTCTTCAACAGGCCGACCCCGAGGTGTTTGCGGCGATCGCGGGCGAGCGCGTGCGCCAGCAGGTCGGTCTGGAGATGATCGCGAGCGAGAACTACACGAGCCCCGCGGTGATGGCCGCGCAGGGCTCGTGCCTCACAAATAAATACGCCGAGGGCTACCCGGGTAAGCGGTATTATGGCGGTTGCGAATTCGTCGACGTCGTGGAGAAGCTCGCGATCGACCGCGTGAAGCAACTCTTCGGCGGCGACCACGCGAACGTGCAGCCGCACTCCGGCGCGCAGGCGAACATGGCCGTGTTCCTCGCCGCGCTCCAGCCCGGCGACACCATCATGGGGTTGGACCTCGCTCACGGCGGGCACCTCACGCACGGGATGCGGCTGAACTTCTCCGGCAAGTATTTCAAGGTCGTCAGCTACGGCGTGCGGAAGGACGACCACCGCATCGATTTCGACGACCTCGTGGCGAAGGCACGCGAGCACAAGCCGAAGCTCGTGATTGCCGGCGCGAGCGCGTACCCGCGGACGTTGGAATTCTCGAAGTTCGCCGAGGTCTGCGCCGAAGTGGGCGCGCCGCTCATGGTGGACATGGCGCACATCTCGGGGCTCGTCGCGGCGAAGGAGCACCCGGACCCGGTGCCGCACGCCGCCTTTGTTACGAGCACCACGCACAAGACCCTGCGGGGGCCGCGCGGCGGGTTCATCCTGTGCAAGCAAGAGTGGGCCGACAAGATCAACTCCGCCGTCTTCCCCGGGGTCCAGGGCGGGCCGCTCATGCACGTCATCGCGGCGAAGGCGGTCGCGTTCGCGGAGGCGCTGAAACCCGAGTTCAAGCAGTACGCCCAACAGGTGCTGGCGAACGCGAAGGTGCTAGCCGCGGAACTGCAGGCGGCTGGGTTCCCGGTCGTGTCCGGCGGGACCGACACGCACCTGATGCTGATCGATGTGACCGCGAAGGGCTCGACCGGTAAACTGGCGGAACACGCGCTCGACGCGGCGGGCATTACCGTTAACAAGAACATGATCCCGTTCGACCCGCGCAAGCCCCTCGACCCGTCCGGCATCCGGCTCGGCACCCCCGCGCTGACGACCCGCGGGATGAAGGAACCGGAGATGAAGCAGATCGCGCGCTGGATCACGGACGTGCTCACCGCCTCCGGCGACGCGGCCGTGACCGCCCGGGTGAAGGGCGCCGTGCTAGAATTGAGCAAGCAGTTCCCGGCCCCGAGCGAGTCGGCCGCGGGCGGGCGGTGAGCCGGCCCCGCGAGCGGGCGGGTGCCGCGTGCCCCGTTCGCTCCCGGATGTGGAGCCGGTGCGCCGGTGATGAGTGCTCGCCGCACGATTCGGGGTTCGCTGCTCCGCGGAGGGGTCCGTAGTGGGAATGCTGTTCGTATGCGCCGCCTGCCTCTTCTTCTTAATGCTGGTGCCGGTCACGCTGTTCGCCCTCACGTTCATCTACCGCCTGTCGTGCGTCCTCTGCGGGCTGCCGAAACCGACGGTGATGGTCGCGTCCGGGATCATGTTCGTGGCGTGGCTCTCGCTGGTGATGGCGGTGGGCGTTCTGGACAAGGTCGTGCGCGAGGCGTGTAGCGCGGCCGGGCTCCCGCCCTGGGAGGCGGCCATCATCGTGTTCCTGCTCGCGCTCCCGCTGGACCTGCTCATCTCCGCGGGGATCGAGTCCGGGCTCATGGGCGTGCGGTTCGGCAAGGGCGTCGAGGTGTGGTACACGCAGCGGCTCATTCAACTCTCGATTGTCGTCGCGCTCGGCCTCGTCGCCGGCGTCATCGTCCTGATCCAACAGTTGGCTTAATGGCACGTTACTTTGCGACCTGTGCCCGCGGACTGGAACCGGTCCTCGCGGGCGAATTGAACGACCTGGGCGCGCGGGACGTCGAGCCCGGGCGGGGGGGCGCCACGTTCCACGGCGACGCGGCCATGCTGTACCGCGCGTGCCTCTGGCTCCGCACCGCGGTCCGCGTGCTGCGCCCGATCCACGAGTTCGACGCGCACTCGCCCGACGAACTGTACGACGCGGTGCGCTCGATTAACTGGAACGACTGGATGACGCCCGACCAGACGCTCGCGGTCGATTGCAACGTGCGCGACTCCGCGCTCACGCACTCGCAGTACGCGGCGCGCCGGGTGAAGGACGCGATCTGCGACCAGTTCCGCGACCGCACCGGGCGCCGACCGAGCGTGGACACCGAGCAGCCGATGATCGGGCTGAACCTGCACGTCTCCAAGAACCGCGCGATCCTGAGCCTCGACAGCTCGTGGTCGTCGCTGCACAAGCGCGGGTACCGGCCGATCCAGACCATCGCGCCGTTAAACGAAGCGCTCGCCGCGGGGTTGCTCCTGCGCGCCAACTGGAACAAGTCCACGCCACTCGTGGACCCGATGTGCGGGTCCGGGACGTTCTGCATCGAGGCCTCTTGGATCGCGCTGAACCGCCCGCCCGGGCTCACGCGGAAGTGGTTCGCGTTCCAGGGGTGGCCCGACTTCGACCGGCCGCTGTGGAACGCGATGCGCGACGACGCGCGCCGGGCCGTGCTCAAGGACCTACCTGCACCGATCGCCGGCTCGGACGTGCGGCAGGACGCGATCGACTTCGCACTCCAGAACGCGCGCGCTGCCGGGGTCGGGAGCCAGTTGAACTTCCAGCGGCTCGAACTCCGCGACGCGCGCCCGCCCTCGGACGCGCCCGGCGTGCTGATCTGCAACCCGCCCTACGGCGAGCGCATCGGCGAAGAGGAAGAGTTGATCGACCTGTACGCCCGCATCGGCGCGACCGCGAAGGAGCACTGGCGCGGCTGGCGCCTGCTCCTGTTCACCAGTAACACGATGCTGGCGAAGAAGGTGGGCCTGAAGGTGGTTCACAAGGAACCATTCTTCAACGGCTCGCTAGAGTGCTTCTTGTGGGAGTTCGCGACCGGGCGGTAACGCGGCGGTTTTGTAGTTTTGTAGGGTGGGTCGAGCCGGCTCTGCGGCGAAGGCCCACCACAACCCGAGACAGCTAAGAACGCCGGGCGCTGACGTGCCATCGTGGTCCGTGGTCGCGCCGTTTTTGTAGCCCACCACAACCCGAGACGGTTAGGTTCACAGTGCCATCGGGCGCCCGATGTGCCTTCCATGTCGGTGGTTGTGGTGGGCCTTCGCCGCAGAGCCGGCTCGACCCACCCTACAAAAACGGCGCGGTTTACCCTTCAACTGCCGCGTCACACCACACGCATTGCTACGAAACCCAACAGCGCGAACAGCGCCCCTGCCGTGAGGCACCCGGCGCGCCGGGGCTTTTCTGGAGGGATTTCTAGTACCTCGATCGACCTTGGAGTGTCGTCGAGGTTGTGAACCAACTCCCAACCGGGACCAGCGCTGGGGTCCGGTAAATCTTCGCCGGGCACCAACTCCCACAGCCCCGTGTCGCGCCCGGGCGCATCGGCCTGCGCCAGCGCGTTCACGGGCGCGCGGGGTTGCGGTGCGGTCGCCCATTTCGCGAGGAGCCCCTGAACCACGGTGGCGGACTCGTACCGCATGTGCGGGGACTTCGCCATGAGAGTGTGAACGATCCGGGCGAAGGCCGGAGGCACCTGCTCGAGCGCGGGCGGCCAATCGGACCGGTGCCGGGCGATTTTCTCCCTGGCCGTCGGTGCGGGGAAGGGGGGCGACCCCGTCAGCGCGAACACGATCGCGCACCCGAGGCCGTAGAGGTCGGCCGCGGGGCCGACGGCGCTCGCGTCGCGGGCCTGTTCGGGCGCGAGGTAGTCCATCGTGCCCACGGTGTACCCCCGGCCCCCGACGATGGTCGGGTCGTCCGGTAGCGGTTCACCCGGGACGAGAGCGAGCCCGAGGTCGAGGAGCACGCCGCGTCCGTCGGGCCGGACCATCACGTTACTCGGCTTGACGTCCCGGTGGACGAGTCCGCGCTCGTGGACGTGGGCCAGCCCCGCGGCGACGTCCGCGAACACCCGGGCCGCGTCGCCGACCGCGAGCGGGCCGGTCTCGAGAACGAGCTGCCGCACTGTGCGCCCGGGGACGTACTCGAGCGCGGTGTAGTGGACGTCGTCGAGCGTGCCGGCCGCCAGCGTGTGAACCACGTTCGGGTGGTCGGCGCGTCGGCCCAGCACCATCTCGCGCCGGAACCGCCGGAGCGCCTTGGGCTCGCGCTCGGCCTTGCGGTTCGTGAGCAGTTTCAGGGCGACCAGTTCCGAATCCCCGAGCGCCGCTGACATGCGCCGGTCGCGCGCGAGGTACACCACGGTGCCCATGCCCCCGCGCCCGAGAGGGGCGAGGATGCTGTACGGTCCGAGGACGAGCCCGTACCAGCGCCCGTCGAGGAGCTTTTCGGCTTGGTAGTGCGTGAGAACACCGGTGCCGACGAGGGCGTCCGCGAACGCGCGGGCGGACGCGGGGTTGTGGCGCGCGGTGAGCCGGTCGAAGTCGGGCGGGTCGAGGAGCCGGCTGCGGCGCAGCGTCGCGAGGAACGTGGCGAGCGGCGGGTCGGCCATGCCGGTCATGATAGCGACTCGACCAGCCCGTCGAGCTGCTGGCGCAGGTGGCGCACCGCGTTCTCGTCGAGTTCGGTAGTGGCGCCCATCGCACCGGCCAGTGCCGGGCGCGCGTCGAGCCCGCCGTCCGCGCGTGCGGCCCGCGGGCCGGCGTGGACCTGATCGCACCGCGTCGCCCGGACCAAGTCGGCCACGGTGTCCCCGCGCACCCGGCCCGCGGGCAGGATCTCGATCTGCCACCCGGCGTGCTGCACGAGCGCGGCGAGGTGCGTTGTCCCGGCTTCGGCGGTCGTCGCGCCGCCGCTGGTCAGGACGCGCTCGAATCCGAGTTCGATGAGTTCGTCCAGCGCAACGAGTGGCTCGGGCAGGAAATCGAACGCGCGGTGGAACACGGCCCGGCCCCGCGCCGCTCCGACCAGCGCGCGGCACCCGTCGTGGTACACGCGGCCCTTGTGGGTGAGCGCGCCGAACACGATGCCGTCCGCGCCCTCGCGCATGAACGTTTCCGCGTCCTCGACCATTACGCCGAGCTCCGCCCGCGAGTACGCGAATCCGCCCTCTCGGGGGCGCAGTAGTACGTACAGCGGAACCCCGTCCGCGATCTTGCGCACGGCGCGGAACAGCCCGAGCGACGGCGTGAGCCCGCCCAGCGCGAGCCCGCTGGAGAGTTCCAGCCGGTCCGCGCCGGCGCGCGTCGCGTACACGGCTTCTTCGGGCGACGTTACGGCGATCTCGAGGGTGTAGCGCTGCGGGCGCGCGACGGTGTACCGCCCGTCGCGCCGGGCGAGGGCCGTCAGCAGCGCGCCCATCCGGTGCGCTGCGGCCTCGCCGCTCGCGACCGCGGCGTCCGCGTGGTCGGCGCTGGCACTCGCGAACCCGTCGCCGGCGAGGACCGCCGAGAGGTCGCGCAGCACCACGCAGGGCGGGCGCATCGGGGACACCGGGCGCGCCCAGCGCCACTTGTGAACCCAGACCTGGCCCGGGGCGACCGGCTCGCCGACCCACGCGCGCAGCCGCGGCAGGAGCAGCTCGATGATCCGCGCATCGGGCTCGTCCCAGTGCGCGGTAGCCCATTCGTCCGTGGTCAGCGCGGTGATCGACCCGTTCACCGCGGACACGTTTTTCAGGTGGTTGTCGGTGATCCACTCGAGCGGGCCGTCGCCGAGCCACACGCCGCCGGGCTGCAGGGCGCCCGCGCCCGCGAACACGCCGTAAAGGGCGACGCAGCGCGAATAGGTCACTTTGCGCAGCGCGTCGCGCAGTTCATCGGGTAGCGCGAGCTTGTTCCGCTCGAGCAGTTCGAGCGTTTGGGGGACCGGCGGGGTGAGGATCAGGGCGTTCGCGTGGACGGTGGACCGGTGCTCGTCGCGCAGCGATCGCGTGTGGACGCGCCAACCGGTGTCGGTGCGCTCCAGTTTCTCGGCGAGCGTGTAGTCGCGGAAGTCGAGCCGGTCGCCGTGTACGGTGAGGAGCCGGAACGCGAGTTCGCGCATTCCGTGGGCCGCGGTGAGAGCGGTGATCGGCTCGCCCAGCGCTTCGCCCGCGGCGCCGATGCGCCCGATCGCGCGCCGCGTGAAGAGGTCTTCGCCGGGGAGTTCCGCGGCCAGCGCCGCCGTTTGAAACCCGCGCTCTGCGTCCAGCAGGCCCCGCACGTCCAGTGCGCCCGCTGTGTTTTCCAGTGCGTCCAGCACCCTCTGGAGGTCCAGCGGGTTCCGGTCGAAGAGGCGGGAGTGCCGCGCGTACAGGTTCGGCGGGCCGAGGTCGAAGCGCGCCTTGCGCCCGTCGGGGAGGTCCACATTGCGCGTACACGCGCGCCCGCCCCCGTGCCGCCCCTTATCGATGATCGTGACCTCGGGGGGGGACGGGCGCGACAGGAGCCGGTGCGCGGCGGTCAGCCCCGCGAGCCCGGCGCCGATGATCGCGACGCGCGGGGTCATTGCCCGCCCTTCGCCCAGTCGCGGCTCACCTTCTCGGCCCCCGCGAACGCGCGCATCAGGTTCCCGCCGAGCACCTTGTGGATCTGCTCCTTCGTGTACCCGCGGTCCAGCATGAGTTGCGTGATGAGCGGGTAGCACGACACGTCGCTCATCTGGGCGGGCAGCTTGGGCACGCCGTCGAAGTCCGAGCCGATCCCGGCGCAGTCGATACCCGCGACCTTCACGATGTGGTCGATGTGGTCCACGATGTTGCGCACGTCGCCCGCGGGGTAGTCGTTGTCCTTCGCCCACTCGCGGTACGCCTCGCGGTACTTGGCCTCGTCGTTCGGGAACTGCTTCTTCAGCTCGCGGTCCTTCTCGAACATGAGTTTCATGGCCCGCGCGCCCTCGGGCGTGAGGAACCCGCTGTAGAAGTTCACCATCACCACCCCGCCGTTCTCCTTCACGAGTTTCAGCACGTCGTCGGGCACGTTCCGCGCGTGGTCCGCGACCGCGAACGCCGACGAGTGCGAGAAGATGACCGGTGCCTTGGTCGCCTTCAGCGCGGCCTTCATGGTGGCGGGCGAGACGTGCGAGAGGTCGACGAGCATCCCGAGCCGGTTCATCTCGTGGACCACGTCCACGCCGAAGGGCGTGAGGCCGTTGGCCTTCGGCGCGTCCGAGCACGAATCGGCCCAGTCGAGCGAGTCGGAGTGCGTGAGGGTCATGTACCGCGCGCCGAGCTTGTAGTAGTCGCGGAGCAGGGCGAGCGAGTTGTCGATCGCGTGGCCGCCCTCGATCCCGATGAGGGACGCGATCTTGCCGCTCTTGCGCACGCGGAGGATGTCCTCGGTCCCGTAGGCCATCTCGAACGTGTCCGGGTAGCGCCGGGCGAGCTCGTGAATGACGTCGATCTGCTCGAGCGTCATCTTGACCGCAGTCCCCTTCTTCGCGGTGGACGAGGGCACCCACGCGCTCCAGAACTGCGCGCCCACGTTGCCCTTCTTCAAGCGCGGAATGTCCGTGTGGAACTTCTTTTGCGGCTTGGTGAGATCGATCCCCTTGAAGCCGGGGGCGTCGTTCTGGCGGAGCTCCCAGGGCAGGTCGTTGTGCCCGTCAATGAGGAGCGCTTCGTTGTGGATCGCGAGCGCCTGTTCGGTGACGACCACCGCTTTCGGCGCGGCGGGTGTGTCGCCGGCCGGTGTCCGCAGCAGCCCCACGGCCGCCACGAGGCTGAGCGGAGCGAAGAAGAGTCGGTACATGGAGGGACGCTCGTGTGCGAATCCGGTGAGAGGTACCCATCAAGTTACCGGAGACGGCGCGCCCGGGCAAACCTGATGTGTGAAGGGGCCGACCTCTCACCGGCCGCGGCCGGGCGATCACTCCGGGACCACGATCGGCTTGAGCTCGCGCCGGCGGTAGTCGGTGGCGAACTCGGTCACCTCGAGGTACTGGTTGGGCGCGAGGTCGCGAAACGTCTGGGTGGTGCCGCTGGTCGGCCAGTCGATCTCCAGTACCGCGATCCGGTCGGTCTTGCCCAGACCGAAGTGCTGCTCCAACGGGTTGGCCCCGAAGCTGCTGCCGGTCGACACCCAGCGGTAAACGGTCTTCGCGTTCGGGCCGGCGGTTACCACCTTGATCCTGGCCCCGATCGCCGAGCGGTTCGTCTTCTGGCCGATCAGCTTTACGTTGAGCCAGTTGTTGTCGTTTCCCGGGTTCCGGAACAGCACGTTGTGGTACCGGTCCCCGTTCACCGCGCCGCCCATCTCGATCACGATGTCGATCGCGCCGCACCGGCGCCAGTCCCCGCACGCGACCGCGTGACCCTTTTGGAGGTGCCCGGTGCCCGACGAGCCGGTGATCTCGGCGAACCGCCGGCCCCCCAGGTTGCGGAACATCCGGTTCGGGACCAGCATGGAGAACTGGGGGTTGCCGGTGCCGAGGTAGAAGTCCAGGTACCCGTCGTTGTCGAAGTCGCCGAAGTTACTCCCCATCGTGGCGAGCACCGGGTCCAACCCTGCGTCCTTCGTGACGTCGCGGAACGTCTTTCCGTCCAAGTTCCGGTACAACCGGTTCGTGCCGTCGGTGTTCGGTTCACCCATCATCCCCTGCACGACGGTCGCGACCGTGTTCTTGTAACAGGTGGCGAAGATGTCGGGCCGGCCGTCGTTGTCGAAGTCGAACGCCCAGCACGAGAAGCCCCCCACCGGCCCGGCGATCCCCGCCGCCGTGGTCACGTCGGTGAACGTCCCGTTCCCGTTGTTGTGGAAGAGCCGGGCCGCCCCCGTGAGGTCGTTGAGGAACAGATCCGGGAACCGGTCGCCGTCGAAGTCGGCCCACGCCGCCCCCTTCCAGGTGCCCCCCGGCAGGGCCAACCCCGCCGCGGCCGCGACCTCTTCAAAGGTACCGTTCCCGCGGTTGTGGTAGAGCCGGTTGGCCTGCCGCTCGCCGCAGACGAACAGGTCGAGCCAGCCGTCGTTGTCGTAATCGACCCACTGGGCGGTGATCGCGTTGACCGGGGCGAGCAGTCCCGCCTCCGCGGTCACGTCGGTGAACGTACCGTTGCCGTTGTTGCGCAGCAGCGTCGGCCGCATCGGGGGCAAGACCCACGCGCCACGGGGGATGAAAATGTCGAGGTGGCCGTCGTTGTTGTAATCGGCCTGGACGCAATAAAGGCCGCCGAGTTGACCGGTCAACCCCGCGCGCTCCGTCCGGTCCTCGAACGTGCCGTTACCCCTATTCCGGTAGAACACCATCGGCACGGTCGGGTCCATGCTGGTGAACACAATGTCCAGAAGGCCGTCGTTGTCGAAGTCGTCCAGGATCGTTCCGCCGGCCTGGTTGAGTCGGTTGATCCCGACCCGGTCGCCGATGTCGCGGAACTTCCCGATCCCGTGTTCGGCGGACTCGTAGCGGTCGAGCGCGATCCGGAATTGAGGGGCGACGCCGGCCGGGTACTCGCCCAGGGTCATGTGGGCGATGTTGAGCAGCCAGCGGATCTCCAGGTCGTCGGGGAACCGGTTGAGGTACTCGGTGAAGTGCTTGATCGCCAACCGCGAACCGACCGGTTTGGTGTGGACCGCGCCCGGGGCGAGTGGGAGGATGCACGAGCTCTCTCCCCGACAGAGGACACAGTTGTCGGTCTCGCCGCGCCGCAGCGCGGTGACTCCCTGAAAGGCGACGACGGTGTACAGCCACTCCGCGGCCAGTTCCGGGTTACTCTCGGTCAGCGCCCGGCACTCCTCCAGCATCCCATACGCCTTGTCCGGCTCCCCCTCGTAGTTCAGAAGACTCGCTTTCAGCGACAGGATCTGGATGCGGTTCTCCGCCGAACTGGTGCCGAACATCTCGT
The Gemmata palustris DNA segment above includes these coding regions:
- a CDS encoding CRTAC1 family protein, whose product is MLLTPLGVAAVVAWHPRSDAPERVTAPPAPSAPVEVSYKPRRWVDTSGFSTVTNQMPRWAADASLEQIATSWRGVGRRLSAQLDEMFGTSSAENRIQILSLKASLLNYEGEPDKAYGMLEECRALTESNPELAAEWLYTVVAFQGVTALRRGETDNCVLCRGESSCILPLAPGAVHTKPVGSRLAIKHFTEYLNRFPDDLEIRWLLNIAHMTLGEYPAGVAPQFRIALDRYESAEHGIGKFRDIGDRVGINRLNQAGGTILDDFDNDGLLDIVFTSMDPTVPMVFYRNRGNGTFEDRTERAGLTGQLGGLYCVQADYNNDGHLDIFIPRGAWVLPPMRPTLLRNNGNGTFTDVTAEAGLLAPVNAITAQWVDYDNDGWLDLFVCGERQANRLYHNRGNGTFEEVAAAAGLALPGGTWKGAAWADFDGDRFPDLFLNDLTGAARLFHNNGNGTFTDVTTAAGIAGPVGGFSCWAFDFDNDGRPDIFATCYKNTVATVVQGMMGEPNTDGTNRLYRNLDGKTFRDVTKDAGLDPVLATMGSNFGDFDNDGYLDFYLGTGNPQFSMLVPNRMFRNLGGRRFAEITGSSGTGHLQKGHAVACGDWRRCGAIDIVIEMGGAVNGDRYHNVLFRNPGNDNNWLNVKLIGQKTNRSAIGARIKVVTAGPNAKTVYRWVSTGSSFGANPLEQHFGLGKTDRIAVLEIDWPTSGTTQTFRDLAPNQYLEVTEFATDYRRRELKPIVVPE
- a CDS encoding serine/threonine-protein kinase, translating into MTGMADPPLATFLATLRRSRLLDPPDFDRLTARHNPASARAFADALVGTGVLTHYQAEKLLDGRWYGLVLGPYSILAPLGRGGMGTVVYLARDRRMSAALGDSELVALKLLTNRKAEREPKALRRFRREMVLGRRADHPNVVHTLAAGTLDDVHYTALEYVPGRTVRQLVLETGPLAVGDAARVFADVAAGLAHVHERGLVHRDVKPSNVMVRPDGRGVLLDLGLALVPGEPLPDDPTIVGGRGYTVGTMDYLAPEQARDASAVGPAADLYGLGCAIVFALTGSPPFPAPTAREKIARHRSDWPPALEQVPPAFARIVHTLMAKSPHMRYESATVVQGLLAKWATAPQPRAPVNALAQADAPGRDTGLWELVPGEDLPDPSAGPGWELVHNLDDTPRSIEVLEIPPEKPRRAGCLTAGALFALLGFVAMRVV
- a CDS encoding THUMP domain-containing class I SAM-dependent RNA methyltransferase encodes the protein MARYFATCARGLEPVLAGELNDLGARDVEPGRGGATFHGDAAMLYRACLWLRTAVRVLRPIHEFDAHSPDELYDAVRSINWNDWMTPDQTLAVDCNVRDSALTHSQYAARRVKDAICDQFRDRTGRRPSVDTEQPMIGLNLHVSKNRAILSLDSSWSSLHKRGYRPIQTIAPLNEALAAGLLLRANWNKSTPLVDPMCGSGTFCIEASWIALNRPPGLTRKWFAFQGWPDFDRPLWNAMRDDARRAVLKDLPAPIAGSDVRQDAIDFALQNARAAGVGSQLNFQRLELRDARPPSDAPGVLICNPPYGERIGEEEELIDLYARIGATAKEHWRGWRLLLFTSNTMLAKKVGLKVVHKEPFFNGSLECFLWEFATGR
- a CDS encoding copper homeostasis protein CutC; this encodes MTPRVAIIGAGLAGLTAAHRLLSRPSPPEVTIIDKGRHGGGRACTRNVDLPDGRKARFDLGPPNLYARHSRLFDRNPLDLQRVLDALENTAGALDVRGLLDAERGFQTAALAAELPGEDLFTRRAIGRIGAAGEALGEPITALTAAHGMRELAFRLLTVHGDRLDFRDYTLAEKLERTDTGWRVHTRSLRDEHRSTVHANALILTPPVPQTLELLERNKLALPDELRDALRKVTYSRCVALYGVFAGAGALQPGGVWLGDGPLEWITDNHLKNVSAVNGSITALTTDEWATAHWDEPDARIIELLLPRLRAWVGEPVAPGQVWVHKWRWARPVSPMRPPCVVLRDLSAVLAGDGFASASADHADAAVASGEAAAHRMGALLTALARRDGRYTVARPQRYTLEIAVTSPEEAVYATRAGADRLELSSGLALGGLTPSLGLFRAVRKIADGVPLYVLLRPREGGFAYSRAELGVMVEDAETFMREGADGIVFGALTHKGRVYHDGCRALVGAARGRAVFHRAFDFLPEPLVALDELIELGFERVLTSGGATTAEAGTTHLAALVQHAGWQIEILPAGRVRGDTVADLVRATRCDQVHAGPRAARADGGLDARPALAGAMGATTELDENAVRHLRQQLDGLVESLS
- the glyA gene encoding serine hydroxymethyltransferase, with translation MDILQQADPEVFAAIAGERVRQQVGLEMIASENYTSPAVMAAQGSCLTNKYAEGYPGKRYYGGCEFVDVVEKLAIDRVKQLFGGDHANVQPHSGAQANMAVFLAALQPGDTIMGLDLAHGGHLTHGMRLNFSGKYFKVVSYGVRKDDHRIDFDDLVAKAREHKPKLVIAGASAYPRTLEFSKFAEVCAEVGAPLMVDMAHISGLVAAKEHPDPVPHAAFVTSTTHKTLRGPRGGFILCKQEWADKINSAVFPGVQGGPLMHVIAAKAVAFAEALKPEFKQYAQQVLANAKVLAAELQAAGFPVVSGGTDTHLMLIDVTAKGSTGKLAEHALDAAGITVNKNMIPFDPRKPLDPSGIRLGTPALTTRGMKEPEMKQIARWITDVLTASGDAAVTARVKGAVLELSKQFPAPSESAAGGR
- a CDS encoding dipeptidase produces the protein MYRLFFAPLSLVAAVGLLRTPAGDTPAAPKAVVVTEQALAIHNEALLIDGHNDLPWELRQNDAPGFKGIDLTKPQKKFHTDIPRLKKGNVGAQFWSAWVPSSTAKKGTAVKMTLEQIDVIHELARRYPDTFEMAYGTEDILRVRKSGKIASLIGIEGGHAIDNSLALLRDYYKLGARYMTLTHSDSLDWADSCSDAPKANGLTPFGVDVVHEMNRLGMLVDLSHVSPATMKAALKATKAPVIFSHSSAFAVADHARNVPDDVLKLVKENGGVVMVNFYSGFLTPEGARAMKLMFEKDRELKKQFPNDEAKYREAYREWAKDNDYPAGDVRNIVDHIDHIVKVAGIDCAGIGSDFDGVPKLPAQMSDVSCYPLITQLMLDRGYTKEQIHKVLGGNLMRAFAGAEKVSRDWAKGGQ
- a CDS encoding HAD family hydrolase, with the translated sequence MSIKTVIFDFGNVVAFFDHGRAIARLADYTDMDPVELTLILYGSAIEDDYERGAISTAEYVREAKLNGRLTCTDEQFLAAFVDIFWRNDEVCALIPLLKPKYRVVLASNTTQAHFDAYTRQFADALARFDQLGTSFKSRARKPEPAFFADVHRHAGAEPGECVFIDDLPTNIEAAEKFGWKGIVYRADGTLRDKLRAAGVEVGTT